A stretch of Lactuca sativa cultivar Salinas chromosome 6, Lsat_Salinas_v11, whole genome shotgun sequence DNA encodes these proteins:
- the LOC111905433 gene encoding uncharacterized protein LOC111905433: MSMSSSNAINRLQVARVFVKDDVNNCDCDVPAKERTCWKLTNPDRRFWNCNNRSTRLKKCDYFEWKDVALEDGYYKNLIYSMKQQLDSKEDLGVIKNLRTKNVKLEFLLSKEKSLVASMEKGMCDSKKNISMCKLLVVALIVGYLLFVLF, translated from the exons ATGTCTATGAGTTCGTCCAATGCAATAAACCGCCTCCAAGTTGCTCGTGTGTTTGTTAAAGACGATGTTAACAACTGTGATTGCGATGTTCCAGCTAAGGAACGAACATGTTGGAAGCTCACTAACCCTGACAGACGTTTTTGGAACTGCAACAACAGATCG ACAAGACTCAAGAAATGTGATTACTTTGAATGGAAAGATGTTGCACTGGAAGATGGTTACTACAAAAACCTCATTTATTCCATGAAGCAACAGTTGGATTCCAAAGAGGATCTTGGTGTCATAAAAAACTTGAGGACTAAGAATGTTAAGTTGGAGTTTCTCCTGAGTAAGGAGAAGAGTCTAGTAGCAAGCATGGAGAAGGGGATGTGTGATTCCAAAAAGAACATAAGTATGTGCAAGCTGTTGGTAGTTGCTCTAATTGTTGGGTATCtcttgtttgttttgttttaa